Proteins encoded by one window of Aliivibrio wodanis:
- the clcA gene encoding H(+)/Cl(-) exchange transporter, translating to MLKHRTTPKFLTSQADYYALLFLSALVGGIAGSVVALFEASIRLITEQRLHFINSLPYSEYLAPIGAVFAGAAMAAFGFWLTFRFAPEVAGSGIPHIEGALDGTHDIRWARVLPVKFIAGTLTIGSGMVLGREGPSIQIGGAVGRMVASKGKRFNHASHILTAAGAAAGLAAAFNAPLAGILFVIEEMRPQFRYNITSIKCVTLATAVATIVMRSLHGQEAFLTIPSFDVPPLRSLFLFALLGILFGIIGVNFNKWILKGTSKVKQIHQNKLSRLVMLGAVFGGTFALLHLVIPKLSGSGMEIITEMFYSPMAWMVMVGFFILRVIVTIACFSSGAPGGVFAPMLALGTLLGLSFGVVMAAWFPDWVSEPGVYAIAGMGALFAATVRAPVTGIILVVEMTNNYQLILPLLVTCLGATFIAQALGGQPLYAALLKQSLLKDKELRAGDSGLQKVDQNIANANAHSEK from the coding sequence ATGCTAAAACATCGTACTACACCTAAGTTCTTAACATCACAAGCTGATTACTATGCTTTATTATTCTTATCTGCTTTAGTCGGAGGGATTGCAGGCTCTGTCGTTGCTTTATTTGAAGCGTCGATTCGATTAATTACTGAGCAGCGCTTGCATTTCATTAACTCTCTTCCTTATTCTGAATATTTAGCACCGATTGGTGCTGTATTTGCTGGTGCGGCAATGGCTGCATTCGGTTTTTGGCTGACGTTTAGATTTGCCCCTGAAGTTGCAGGTAGCGGTATTCCTCATATTGAAGGTGCACTTGATGGTACGCATGATATTCGTTGGGCTCGTGTGTTACCTGTTAAGTTTATTGCAGGAACATTAACCATTGGTTCTGGCATGGTGCTTGGACGTGAGGGACCATCAATACAAATTGGCGGTGCAGTAGGTCGAATGGTTGCAAGTAAAGGAAAACGTTTTAATCATGCTTCTCACATCTTAACTGCAGCGGGTGCTGCTGCGGGTCTTGCTGCCGCATTTAATGCTCCTTTAGCGGGTATTCTTTTTGTTATTGAAGAAATGCGGCCTCAGTTTCGGTATAACATAACTTCAATTAAATGTGTAACGTTGGCGACAGCTGTCGCTACAATCGTTATGCGATCATTGCATGGTCAAGAAGCTTTTTTAACTATTCCGAGCTTTGATGTTCCACCACTTCGTTCATTGTTTTTATTTGCGCTCCTAGGTATTTTATTTGGCATTATTGGTGTTAATTTCAATAAGTGGATTTTAAAAGGTACTAGCAAAGTAAAACAAATACATCAAAATAAATTATCTCGCCTTGTTATGCTAGGTGCCGTATTTGGGGGAACATTTGCTTTATTGCACTTGGTGATCCCTAAATTATCAGGCAGTGGTATGGAAATTATCACAGAGATGTTTTATAGCCCGATGGCATGGATGGTCATGGTTGGTTTCTTTATTTTGCGAGTTATTGTTACCATTGCTTGTTTTTCTTCTGGTGCTCCCGGTGGGGTATTTGCCCCTATGCTCGCATTAGGTACATTATTAGGCCTATCTTTTGGTGTTGTAATGGCAGCTTGGTTCCCTGATTGGGTTTCTGAACCAGGGGTGTATGCTATCGCAGGAATGGGAGCGTTATTTGCCGCGACAGTTCGAGCACCAGTTACTGGGATTATTCTTGTAGTAGAAATGACTAATAATTATCAGCTTATTCTTCCATTATTAGTGACTTGTTTAGGGGCAACATTTATTGCTCAGGCATTAGGTGGGCAGCCTTTATATGCGGCGTTGCTAAAACAATCACTACTTAAAGATAAAGAACTAAGAGCAGGAGATAGTGGGCTACAAAAGGTTGATCAAAATATCGCAAATGCCAATGCTCATTCTGAAAAGTAA